The Papio anubis isolate 15944 chromosome 5, Panubis1.0, whole genome shotgun sequence genome has a segment encoding these proteins:
- the LOC103885117 gene encoding uncharacterized protein LOC103885117 produces the protein MALPKQAPDKSLLNEKDIGVEGGKNGRAPPPENLLAQATAHAAVKKAPPSTSGAWGEGEEGVAKPGGGALRRPRSRGARGAVAPRGDVRSSWSRGLPPAADVRTVNNRERSVEGGIPRRSVRRPSSHTPPRPGLLRSPGCWGRGEGERGVLRPEAAAQARVARGAASSPVLSSRSRAAASPSFKLRKTPRRAPFAGYPARASRSGLGEVALTRRLCPALRRRNVCRAGAGAIGWTEGMLHLGVRTRTVSGVRGAHGSPTAEESRRAGSQAQTLGG, from the exons ATGGCTTTACCCAAGCAAGCACCCGATAAAAGTCTACTGAATGAAAAAGACATCGGAGTAGAGGGAGGTAAAAACG GAAGAGCGCCTCCACCAGAGAACCTTCTGGCCCAAGCAACCGCTCACGCCGCGGTCAAAAAAGCTCCGCCCTCTACGTCGGGCgcctggggggagggggaagaaggcGTGGCTAAGCCTGGGGGCGGGGCTTTGAGGAGGCCCCGGAGCAGGGGCGCGCGGGGGGCGGTGGCTCCACGCGGTGACGTCAGGAGCAGCTGGAGTCGGGGATTACCCCCTGCTGCTGACGTGAGGACGGTGAACAATCGGGAACGTTCGGTGGAAGGGGGAATTCCCCGCCGCTCTGTGAGGCgcccctcctcccacactccCCCCCGCCCTGGGCTGCTTCGGAGTCCGGGCTGTTGGGGCCGCGGGGAGGGCGAGAGAGGAGTGCTGCGCCCGGAGGCGGCCGCGCAGGCTCGAGTGGCGCGCGGCGCGGCGTCTTCTCCAGTTCTAAGCTCCCGAAGCCGCGCCGCAGCTTCTCCGAGCTTCAAGCTGCGGAAGACGCCGCGGCGCGCGCCTTTCGCCGGGTACCCCGCTCGGGCTTCGCGCTCGGGCCTGGGTGAAGTGGCGCTCACACGGCGCCTATGCCCAGCCCTGCGCAGGCGGAATGTCTGCCGAGCCGGCGCCGGAGCGATAGGGTGGACTGAGGGGATGCTCCACCTTGGCGTGCGAACGCGGACTGTGTCGGGCGTGAGAGGAGCACACGGGAGCCCTACGGCGGAGGAAAGCAGACGTGCTGGGAGCCAAGCCCAGACTCTCGGAGG ataa